In a genomic window of Gossypium arboreum isolate Shixiya-1 chromosome 9, ASM2569848v2, whole genome shotgun sequence:
- the LOC108467926 gene encoding sec-independent protein translocase protein TATB, chloroplastic isoform X1 yields the protein MTTIMAVSTSAFLFTPSVSSKSTTFSFSPLVSHRKSFPFRFSTWFPQLGPSFFSQWSGLKHLGISISPKSLKLEKKGKCKGRVVHASLFGVGAPEALVIGVVALLVFGPKGLAEPLKWHIKVQVARNLGKTLRAFQPTIRELQEVSREFKSTLEREIGLDEMPSSTQNTLNRNSPYLSNAPLTPSPVTSAEETGSDADPDGAQSIKAAYTSEEYLKITEEQLKASASKQQDQTASPSETELGSQNQHEATPKETTTAAAAAMPPSQKPESETKPESETGNP from the exons ATGACCACAATTATGGCCGTCTCAACTTCCGCATTCTTATTCACACCTTCCGTTAGCTCCAAGTCCACTACTTTCTCCTTCTCTCCTTTAGTTTCACATCGCAAATCCTTTCCTTTCCGTTTCTCCACGTGGTTTCCTCAGTTGGGTCCATCCTTTTTTTCTCAATGGAGTGGTCTAAAGCATCTGGGCATTTCAATCTCACCAAAATCTCTTAAATTAg aaaaaaaaggaaaatgtaaAGGAAGGGTGGTGCATGCATCTTTGTTTGGCGTTGGAGCTCCTGAGGCTCTGGTTATTGGGGTAGTTGCTTTGTTGGTGTTTGGTCCCAAGGGTCTGGCTGAG CCTCTCAAATGGCATATTAAAGTGCAGGTTGCTAGGAATCTGGGGAAAACATTGCGTGCGTTTCAACCCACCATTAGAGAACTTCAG GAAGTTTCGAGGGAATTCAAGAGCACCCTTGAAAGGGAGATTGGTCTTGATGAAATGCCGAGTTCAACACAAAATACACTGAATAGGAACAGTCCCTATCTAAGTAATGCTCCCCTAACACCTTCACCAGTTACCAGTGCTGAGGAAACTGGTAGTGATGCTGACCCGG ATGGTGCtcaatccataaaagcagcataTACTAGTGAAGAATACTTAAAGATCACAGAAGAACAGCTAAAAGCTTCAGCATCCAAACAGCAGGACCAGACCGCCTCTCCCAGCGAGACCGAGTTAGGATCCCAAAATCAACATGAAG CTACTCCCAAAGAAACTAccactgctgctgctgctgcgaTGCCTCCGTCTCAGAAACCAGAAAGCGAGACGAAACCAGAAAGCGAGACGGGAAATCCGTGA
- the LOC108467926 gene encoding sec-independent protein translocase protein TATB, chloroplastic isoform X2 yields MTTIMAVSTSAFLFTPSVSSKSTTFSFSPLVSHRKSFPFRFSTWFPQLGPSFFSQWSGLKHLGISISPKSLKLEKKGKCKGRVVHASLFGVGAPEALVIGVVALLVFGPKGLAEVARNLGKTLRAFQPTIRELQEVSREFKSTLEREIGLDEMPSSTQNTLNRNSPYLSNAPLTPSPVTSAEETGSDADPDGAQSIKAAYTSEEYLKITEEQLKASASKQQDQTASPSETELGSQNQHEATPKETTTAAAAAMPPSQKPESETKPESETGNP; encoded by the exons ATGACCACAATTATGGCCGTCTCAACTTCCGCATTCTTATTCACACCTTCCGTTAGCTCCAAGTCCACTACTTTCTCCTTCTCTCCTTTAGTTTCACATCGCAAATCCTTTCCTTTCCGTTTCTCCACGTGGTTTCCTCAGTTGGGTCCATCCTTTTTTTCTCAATGGAGTGGTCTAAAGCATCTGGGCATTTCAATCTCACCAAAATCTCTTAAATTAg aaaaaaaaggaaaatgtaaAGGAAGGGTGGTGCATGCATCTTTGTTTGGCGTTGGAGCTCCTGAGGCTCTGGTTATTGGGGTAGTTGCTTTGTTGGTGTTTGGTCCCAAGGGTCTGGCTGAG GTTGCTAGGAATCTGGGGAAAACATTGCGTGCGTTTCAACCCACCATTAGAGAACTTCAG GAAGTTTCGAGGGAATTCAAGAGCACCCTTGAAAGGGAGATTGGTCTTGATGAAATGCCGAGTTCAACACAAAATACACTGAATAGGAACAGTCCCTATCTAAGTAATGCTCCCCTAACACCTTCACCAGTTACCAGTGCTGAGGAAACTGGTAGTGATGCTGACCCGG ATGGTGCtcaatccataaaagcagcataTACTAGTGAAGAATACTTAAAGATCACAGAAGAACAGCTAAAAGCTTCAGCATCCAAACAGCAGGACCAGACCGCCTCTCCCAGCGAGACCGAGTTAGGATCCCAAAATCAACATGAAG CTACTCCCAAAGAAACTAccactgctgctgctgctgcgaTGCCTCCGTCTCAGAAACCAGAAAGCGAGACGAAACCAGAAAGCGAGACGGGAAATCCGTGA